A window of Paenibacillus sp. 19GGS1-52 contains these coding sequences:
- the allB gene encoding allantoinase AllB codes for MKDMYELVIKNGNVVLPDEVLGLDVGVIAGKIVALGEQLHISPDTKVIDATGLYVLPGMIDMHVHFNEPNFGHWEGFSSGSAALAAGGCTTYADMPLNGNPPTVNKAALVLKAEAAAGNSAVDYVLWGGLVPGNLEDLEELSAAGVTGFKAFLSNPGGEGEGRFREVDDDTLYQGMKKIASLGGILALHAESEDITAALSADALRNGLNSARDFVASRPPEAEWEAVARALFYSERTGCRLHFVHISTAAAIEMIYDAKQRGLDVSAETCPHYLILNETHMEDLGPVAKCAPPLRSTEEQEKLWEVLAQGKIDLIASDHSPCPTELKVAPGLSFSEAWGGISGAQSSLELMFHEGVNVRGLPITLISQLLSGLPAKRFGLQDRKGSIALSLDADLVLLNPQQSYTLAAEDLKYRHKHSPYIGMTLSCKVAATICRGTVVYTAEDGVVSTDSGEWLQARGGLFNV; via the coding sequence ATGAAGGATATGTATGAGCTTGTAATCAAGAATGGGAATGTAGTGCTGCCTGATGAAGTGCTGGGTTTGGATGTTGGAGTGATTGCTGGGAAGATCGTCGCATTAGGCGAACAGCTTCATATTTCTCCGGATACCAAGGTCATCGACGCAACAGGATTATATGTGCTGCCAGGTATGATAGATATGCATGTTCATTTTAATGAACCGAATTTTGGACATTGGGAAGGCTTTAGCAGCGGTTCGGCGGCACTGGCGGCTGGCGGATGTACGACTTATGCGGATATGCCCTTAAATGGGAATCCACCCACGGTGAACAAGGCGGCACTTGTCCTCAAAGCAGAAGCCGCAGCCGGGAACTCCGCAGTAGACTACGTATTGTGGGGCGGTCTTGTTCCCGGCAATCTGGAAGATCTAGAGGAGTTGTCAGCGGCTGGAGTTACGGGGTTTAAGGCTTTTTTGTCCAATCCTGGGGGCGAGGGTGAGGGGCGGTTCCGTGAGGTAGATGATGATACCCTATATCAAGGGATGAAGAAAATCGCCTCGCTTGGTGGAATTCTGGCCCTGCATGCGGAAAGTGAGGATATCACTGCTGCGTTGTCGGCAGATGCGCTGCGTAATGGCTTGAACAGCGCGCGCGATTTCGTGGCTTCTCGTCCGCCTGAAGCAGAATGGGAAGCCGTGGCCAGAGCGCTATTCTATAGTGAACGAACAGGGTGCCGTCTGCATTTTGTTCATATTAGTACAGCCGCAGCCATCGAAATGATTTATGATGCCAAGCAACGCGGGCTGGATGTTTCGGCAGAAACATGTCCCCATTATCTAATCTTGAATGAAACACATATGGAAGATCTCGGACCCGTAGCCAAATGCGCACCGCCACTGAGAAGTACGGAGGAGCAAGAGAAGTTATGGGAGGTATTGGCTCAAGGCAAAATTGACCTCATCGCGTCGGATCATTCCCCTTGCCCAACAGAGCTTAAGGTTGCGCCTGGGCTTTCTTTTTCTGAAGCCTGGGGTGGCATCTCCGGTGCGCAGAGCAGTCTGGAGCTGATGTTCCATGAAGGAGTGAACGTACGCGGGTTACCGATAACGTTGATTTCACAGCTGCTCTCTGGGTTGCCAGCTAAGCGCTTTGGATTACAGGATCGCAAAGGCTCCATAGCCCTCAGTCTTGATGCTGATTTGGTTCTGCTGAATCCACAACAATCGTATACGCTTGCTGCAGAGGACCTGAAGTATCGCCACAAGCATAGTCCCTATATTGGTATGACCCTTTCCTGCAAGGTAGCTGCTACAATCTGCCGGGGTACAGTTGTCTATACTGCTGAAGATGGAGTGGTGTCGACGGATAGTGGGGAATGGCTGCAAGCACGGGGGGGATTATTTAACGTATGA
- the uraD gene encoding 2-oxo-4-hydroxy-4-carboxy-5-ureidoimidazoline decarboxylase has translation MSRTEFVESLGGIFEHSPWVAEGAFQHSPFRSVGQLHDTMLEIARTAERSQVEALLRAHPDLATKLQVSPLSAAEQQGAGLDQLSPEEFTLLNDLNKKYTDTFHFPFILAVRGKIKEDIMNAISERVNRSLQEEWEQALYEIGAITKFRLQDLLMDGGTLS, from the coding sequence ATGAGCAGGACGGAATTTGTGGAAAGTCTTGGGGGGATTTTTGAGCATTCGCCCTGGGTAGCAGAAGGAGCTTTCCAGCATAGCCCCTTTCGATCAGTGGGCCAATTGCATGACACTATGTTGGAAATAGCAAGGACAGCTGAACGGAGCCAAGTCGAAGCCCTGCTGAGAGCCCACCCGGATCTAGCTACGAAACTGCAGGTTAGCCCGTTGTCTGCGGCGGAGCAACAGGGAGCCGGTCTAGATCAGCTATCCCCTGAAGAATTCACGTTATTGAATGATTTGAATAAAAAGTACACAGATACATTCCATTTTCCTTTCATTTTAGCTGTAAGAGGTAAAATCAAAGAGGATATTATGAATGCCATATCAGAGAGAGTAAACCGTTCGCTACAGGAGGAATGGGAGCAGGCGCTATATGAAATTGGCGCAATAACCAAGTTCCGCCTGCAGGATCTGCTAATGGATGGAGGAACCCTATCATGA
- a CDS encoding Zn-dependent hydrolase, which translates to MNAPIIQAPTLEMLKLLEEMTAFSAPGPGVTRLLYTPEWSQAQAFLQERMARIGLEVRADKVGNVYGRLNGRKPEEKVILTGSHIDTVVNGGDYDGSYGIAAAMTALHYLRRTFGQPLRTLEVVSFCEEEGSRFPLTYWGSGYVNGMYNGSEAEDNADADGITMKTAMADCGLESDTVIKADEDTDGSSGVRDDIGAFVELHIEQGILLEKTGTEIGVVQAIVGQRRYVVKVGGTANHAGTTPMTMRQDALAGVAEMLVVLERSAAEAGAPLVATTGRLEVFPNTPNVIPGEVLFTLDIRHSEATELENFCIYILATLNGIAARRGLDIDITTRLNTVPAPMDLGLCGVLEDICQSQGRTYRNMVSGAGHDAQLFAPRCPTAMIFVPSRAGISHSPEEYSTPEQLAAGLNVLTALLYDLAYLEN; encoded by the coding sequence ATGAACGCACCTATAATTCAGGCACCGACCCTAGAAATGCTGAAGCTGCTTGAGGAAATGACAGCCTTCAGTGCTCCAGGGCCGGGGGTTACGAGACTGCTGTATACACCGGAGTGGAGCCAGGCCCAAGCTTTTTTGCAGGAGAGAATGGCCCGGATCGGTCTTGAGGTTAGGGCTGACAAGGTTGGCAATGTGTATGGACGGCTGAATGGACGTAAGCCAGAAGAAAAGGTAATCTTAACTGGTTCTCATATCGATACTGTTGTGAATGGCGGAGATTATGATGGGAGTTATGGAATAGCTGCTGCTATGACTGCGCTTCATTATCTGCGACGAACTTTTGGACAGCCATTGCGAACACTGGAGGTGGTCTCCTTTTGTGAAGAAGAGGGCAGCCGGTTTCCACTTACTTACTGGGGCTCTGGTTATGTTAATGGGATGTATAACGGAAGTGAGGCAGAGGATAACGCCGATGCTGATGGAATAACGATGAAGACTGCAATGGCAGATTGCGGCTTGGAAAGCGACACAGTAATAAAGGCTGATGAGGATACTGACGGGAGTTCAGGTGTCAGAGATGATATCGGTGCTTTTGTGGAGCTGCATATTGAACAGGGGATTTTACTTGAAAAGACTGGCACAGAGATCGGCGTTGTGCAGGCGATTGTCGGACAAAGACGTTATGTAGTCAAGGTTGGCGGTACCGCCAACCATGCGGGTACGACACCCATGACGATGCGGCAGGATGCACTTGCCGGTGTAGCGGAAATGCTGGTTGTGCTGGAACGCTCCGCAGCAGAAGCAGGTGCTCCTCTCGTGGCTACAACGGGCAGGTTGGAGGTATTTCCTAATACACCAAATGTCATACCGGGTGAGGTTCTGTTTACATTGGATATACGCCATAGTGAAGCAACTGAACTGGAGAACTTTTGCATCTACATTCTAGCAACCCTTAACGGGATTGCTGCGAGACGTGGCTTGGATATAGATATTACTACAAGGCTAAATACAGTTCCGGCTCCTATGGATCTCGGGCTGTGCGGAGTACTGGAGGACATTTGCCAGAGTCAGGGCAGGACATACCGCAATATGGTAAGCGGTGCGGGGCATGATGCCCAGCTCTTCGCACCACGATGTCCCACTGCGATGATATTTGTGCCAAGCCGCGCTGGCATCAGCCATTCCCCAGAGGAGTATTCAACACCGGAACAGCTCGCTGCCGGGCTCAATGTACTGACAGCACTTTTATATGATTTGGCCTATTTGGAGAATTGA
- the uraH gene encoding hydroxyisourate hydrolase: MSGRLTTHVLDLSQGLPAAGLVLQLWWLESSQRRLLLEVVTNADGRLDKPLLEGTEMETGSYELLFMAGDYFRNTQSRLGTDSTSAKDEMEVVAPFFLEQIPIRFNITNVMDHYHVPLLVAPGGYSTYRGS, from the coding sequence ATGAGCGGACGGCTGACTACACATGTGCTTGATCTGTCTCAGGGGCTTCCAGCAGCAGGTTTGGTACTTCAGCTTTGGTGGCTTGAGAGTAGTCAAAGAAGGCTACTGCTTGAGGTTGTAACCAATGCTGATGGCAGACTTGATAAGCCACTACTGGAAGGCACCGAGATGGAAACTGGAAGCTACGAGCTGTTGTTTATGGCTGGTGATTATTTTCGCAACACCCAGTCTAGGCTGGGTACGGACTCAACGAGTGCTAAAGATGAGATGGAGGTTGTGGCTCCTTTTTTTCTCGAACAAATACCTATTCGTTTTAATATAACTAACGTTATGGACCATTACCATGTGCCTCTTCTTGTTGCTCCCGGAGGGTACAGTACGTATCGGGGCAGCTAG